In the genome of Caldisericota bacterium, the window GGAGGTATTTATGACAGAAGAAAGATTCAAACCTGTTCTGGAATCACAGGGATTTCAGAATGTAGCAAAAGCAATAAGAAATGCCACCATTAGTGCTCAATATGCAAAGGTGAGAGGTGATAAGAGATTTGATGTTCATTATGGAATGGCACAGGACTTGAAGAGAAAATCACCATACAAAAATGACCTTGTTGAATATTTGTCTGAATTTATTGCACTTTACAATGCTGAAACTGCAAGATATGTGGAGCATCACCCTGAAGACTTCAAGGCTGGCAAGGTAAGGGCAACAGTAAAAACAAATGATATAGAGGAAGTCATAAGTCTTATAGATGGGTATGGTTCCTCTATTGTTGGGAAGCTCCTTACAGCTTATGGCTATGCATTGGAAAGAAAAGAAGGTGTATAGAAAATTTAATTTAAAAAGGAGGTAGAAATGGGAAAGAAAGAAAACAAGAAAGAGATTAGTTCTCTCTCAATTAGCGGGAGAATCATCCTTGATATGCATTCTCTTAATAATGAGGGAGGAGAAGGAAATCAGATTTTGACCAGACAGGTAACCATCATTGACAAGGAAGGAAAACCTGCACCGGTAAATGCAGTAAGTGGAGATATGTTAAAGCACATTCAGGCACAGCACCTGTATAATGTGGCCATAGAGACAGGACTGAATTTATGTAGTTCCTGTAAGGTTTTCAATGCTAATAGAATAACTGATGATGCGCAATTTACAAAGTCATTTAAGAAAACGGATCCAGATGAAGAAGTAATGGATAAATTGCTAAAAACCTGCGCCATTGATGATATGGAGGGTATCCTTGTAACTAACAATAACAAGAACCTTCCGAGAAAATCTGTAGCTGAGTTTGGCTGGCTTATTGCTTTACCAGAGGCAAGCAAGACAGAGAATTTTTTCCATGTTAAACTCGTTCCAAACGCGGGAAAAGGGACTGGCGAAGGAGAAGAAATGGCAAACATAGGTCAGAATATTTTCCATCGTCCTGCAAACTCTGGTATATATGCTCTGGTTTCTAACTTTGATACCTGCCGCATAGGATACAACGATATCTCAAAAACCTATGCTATTGGTGACAATGAAAGGATATCACGGTATCAAGCATTGCTCAAATCTATTCTTTATACTTTTTTAAAACCAACTGGAGCGATGAGAAACACCCAAAATCCCCATATAGTGAACTTTGAGGGAGTGATTTCCTACTCGTCAAATTCTATTCCTGCTCCAACGGTAAGTGCTCTGAATAAGGACTATGACGAAGAAATACTAGAAATAGCCGAAAACCTTAACAAAATTGCCGATAATAGTGTAACAGTTGAAAAATTTAAATCGTTAAAGGAGTTTACTGAAAAATTCCAGGAGATTATAAACAACACGGAACCATTGAAACTGAAAGAGAACGAAAAGAAAGAGAACGAAAAGGAGGAATAAATGTGGCTGGAAGTGATTTATAGACCAACGACTCTTTTCTCCTTGAAACAGAGCCGAGCTACAAGTTCTGGAGCCAAGAGTCTTCTCACACCTTCACCGTATGCAGCGAAAATGGCATTACTTAATGCAATTATCACTTATGACTCACTCCAATTAGCAATAGATAACTTTGATTTAATTAAAGAGTTAGATATGCGGTTTTCTCTTCCAGGAAGACTGGTAGTAAATAACTGTTTCTTGAAGATACAAAAAGAACCTCATTCAGAAACAAAGAAAGAACATCCTGAAATTAACTTTCAGTCAACGGTGGGATTTAGAGAATATGTGTACTTTGCTGGTGATATAAAGATTGCTGTTATAATTCGAAATGAAAAAGCAAAAGACCTCTTGAAGCAGTGGCTTCCGAGGATAAACTATTTTGGCAAAAAGGGCTGTTTTTTTCAATTTGTCAAATTCAAAGACAGTACAACTTTAGGGAAGGAATATTCAGAACTTCTTGAT includes:
- a CDS encoding DevR family CRISPR-associated autoregulator, giving the protein MGKKENKKEISSLSISGRIILDMHSLNNEGGEGNQILTRQVTIIDKEGKPAPVNAVSGDMLKHIQAQHLYNVAIETGLNLCSSCKVFNANRITDDAQFTKSFKKTDPDEEVMDKLLKTCAIDDMEGILVTNNNKNLPRKSVAEFGWLIALPEASKTENFFHVKLVPNAGKGTGEGEEMANIGQNIFHRPANSGIYALVSNFDTCRIGYNDISKTYAIGDNERISRYQALLKSILYTFLKPTGAMRNTQNPHIVNFEGVISYSSNSIPAPTVSALNKDYDEEILEIAENLNKIADNSVTVEKFKSLKEFTEKFQEIINNTEPLKLKENEKKENEKEE